Proteins from one Oscillatoria nigro-viridis PCC 7112 genomic window:
- a CDS encoding adenosine deaminase — translation MTLHAELHRHLGGSVVPRVLWRYFDRHNAEMVNRFQEYSEFEEFYTRPRNTLNEYLELHTLVESVQTVETLPYFIYRLMRGAYVFENLAYLELRYTPYLRTPEHLEQSERIDLMAEIVQVVGKASQISDCPIVTSQILCMHSRLPYEVNRAIVDLAAGMREYVCAIDIAGGDDCIGERLEEFVGLYQYARSIGIKTTGHLYETTSGCYPELLPYLMRIGHGIQIPLKYPELLPEVARRGQCLEVCPTTYLKTGTLQDMRQLKVVFDRCFEAGVDIAICTDNAGLHNVRLPFEYENLLTLDIIDFRQLQACQNAAFRHAFAWPYGEQPAQMLNGLLQHESVGALVN, via the coding sequence ATGACTTTACACGCTGAGTTGCACCGCCATCTGGGTGGTTCTGTCGTTCCTAGGGTGCTGTGGCGGTATTTCGACCGCCACAATGCTGAGATGGTTAATCGATTTCAAGAATACTCGGAGTTTGAGGAGTTCTACACTCGTCCGCGCAATACTCTCAATGAGTATTTGGAACTGCACACATTGGTAGAAAGCGTTCAAACTGTTGAAACTTTGCCTTATTTCATCTATCGGTTGATGCGGGGCGCTTACGTGTTTGAAAATCTGGCTTATTTGGAGTTGCGCTATACGCCTTATTTGCGGACTCCCGAACATTTGGAACAGTCAGAACGCATTGATTTGATGGCAGAAATTGTACAAGTTGTGGGCAAGGCAAGTCAAATTAGCGATTGTCCGATTGTTACCAGCCAAATTTTGTGTATGCACTCGCGTTTGCCTTATGAAGTGAATCGGGCGATCGTAGATTTGGCGGCCGGGATGAGAGAATATGTTTGCGCGATCGATATAGCTGGCGGCGATGATTGTATTGGCGAGCGTTTGGAGGAGTTTGTGGGATTGTACCAGTACGCGAGGTCGATCGGCATCAAAACTACCGGCCACCTCTACGAAACTACCTCTGGCTGTTATCCCGAACTTTTGCCCTATCTGATGCGTATCGGCCACGGGATTCAAATTCCGTTAAAATATCCCGAACTGCTGCCAGAAGTCGCGCGCAGGGGTCAATGCTTGGAAGTTTGCCCGACTACCTATCTCAAAACGGGGACATTGCAAGATATGCGCCAATTAAAGGTTGTGTTCGATCGATGTTTTGAAGCTGGTGTCGATATTGCGATTTGTACCGACAACGCAGGATTGCACAACGTGCGATTGCCTTTTGAATACGAGAATTTATTGACTCTAGATATCATTGATTTTCGGCAATTGCAAGCGTGTCAAAATGCTGCTTTCCGCCATGCTTTCGCGTGGCCTTACGGGGAGCAACCTGCCCAAATGCTGAATGGTTTGTTGCAGCATGAGTCTGTAGGGGCGCTCGTTAATTAA